The Solanum pennellii chromosome 11, SPENNV200 genome contains a region encoding:
- the LOC107004845 gene encoding zeatin O-glucosyltransferase-like has product MAAATTNHVEQQHDVVVVVVPLPAQGHLHAAIELSHRISSANIPVYFVSTAAHVRQAQSRAVGWDPLNTTNLNFIDFPVTFEVPPPNPDASIKFPSQLVPAFNSSLQLREPVTDLVNKLASTSRRVVVIHDFLTSWVVQDVPKIPNAECYCLHTVSAFLVFSYIWDAARPPVPPEAEAVLKQLPSLDGCNSPELEEFAKKQIAARVPGVGNIFSTSRVIEGLYIDLMDKMMGASGFKHWALGPFNPVNLEFDKKENRHYSLEWLDKQPARSVIFVSFGSTTSLSEDEIRELAIGLEASQQRFIWVLRDADKGDIFSGEVRKCQLPEGYEKRVSERGLVMRDWAPQLEILGHPSTGGFMSHCGWNSCMESITMGVPIAAWPMHSDQPRNALFITEGLKTGIWVRKWEQRNEVIPAETVEKVVRTLIASPEGEEMKRNATAIKEAVKLSVMEGGVTQKEMKSFVAHITR; this is encoded by the coding sequence AtggcagcagcaacaacaaacCATGTTGAACAACAACACGACGTCGTTGTAGTTGTAGTTCCTCTCCCTGCACAAGGCCATCTCCACGCAGCCATCGAACTCTCCCACCGCATCTCCTCCGCCAACATCCCTGTTTACTTCGTCAGCACCGCCGCTCACGTCCGTCAAGCTCAGTCGCGTGCTGTCGGCTGGGATCCACTGAACACCACAAATCTCAATTTCATCGATTTTCCGGTAACATTCGAGGTACCTCCTCCTAATCCAGATGCATCCATCAAATTCCCTTCTCAACTTGTTCCTGCTTTCAATTCTTCATTGCAACTCCGTGAACCAGTTACAGATCTGGTAAATAAATTGGCTTCAACATCGAGAAGAGTTGTTGTGATTCATGATTTTCTCACTTCCTGGGTTGTTCAAGATGTACCAAAAATACCCAATGCAGAGTGTTACTGTTTACACACTGTTTCTGCTTTTCTTGTGTTCTCTTATATCTGGGATGCTGCTAGACCACCTGTACCTCCTGAAGCTGAAGCTGTACTTAAACAACTTCCCTCTCTCGATGGTTGTAATTCTCCTGAACTCGAAGAATTTGCTAAGAAGCAAATAGCTGCAAGAGTTCCTGGCGTTGGAAATATTTTCAGTACATCTCGAGTTATTGAAGGATTGTATATTGATCTAATGGATAAAATGATGGGAGCTTCAGGTTTTAAGCATTGGGCTCTTGGTCCATTCAATCCTGTAAATCTGGAATTTGACAAAAAGGAAAACCGCCATTATTCACTTGAGTGGCTTGACAAACAACCAGCTAGGTCGGTGATTTTCGTTTCCTTTGGATCAACAACTTCGTTATCCGAAGATGAAATCAGAGAGCTAGCTATTGGGCTGGAAGCAAGTCAACAGAGATTTATCTGGGTCCTGAGGGACGCAGATAAAGGAGATATATTCTCCGGTGAAGTTCGAAAATGTCAATTGCCTGAAGGATATGAAAAGAGGGTATCGGAAAGAGGACTTGTAATGAGAGATTGGGCACCACAATTGGAAATTTTAGGACACCCGTCTACGGGTGGATTCATGAGTCATTGCGGGTGGAATTCTTGTATGGAGAGTATTACAATGGGAGTTCCAATCGCGGCGTGGCCAATGCATTCTGATCAGCCTAGAAATGCGTTGTTCATAACTGAAGGACTGAAAACAGGGATATGGGTGAGAAAATGGGAGCAAAGAAACGAAGTGATCCCAGCAGAAACTGTTGAAAAAGTTGTACGAACGTTAATCGCCTCTCCGGAGGGAGAGGAGATGAAACGAAATGCTACAGCGATCAAGGAAGCAGTGAAATTATCGGTAATGGAGGGTGGGGTAACGCAGAAGGAAATGAAATCTTTTGTTGCCCACATTACtagatag